The Streptomyces sp. NBC_00440 genome contains a region encoding:
- a CDS encoding aldo/keto reductase, which produces MNHVSGPGVLGRTGLTVGRLGLGCAPLGNLYEPVPEQDAAGTVRAALAGGTRLFDTAPRYGNGVSEQRLGQALAGVPRSEVVVATKVGYLLTDDGAEPDFSYDGTMRCLEESLTRLGLDRVDIAHVHDPDHHEQEALAGAFRALVELREQGVVSAVGAGMNQSAMLERIVARADVDCVLLAGRYTLLDQEALTGLLPACEARGVGVVLGGVYNSGLLADPRPGARYDYRTAEPHQVAAALAIAEICARHGVPMKAAALRFAWGHPAVSALVVGARTADEVRENLAMAQTTVPAGLWAELRAAGLLPQEVPTP; this is translated from the coding sequence ATGAACCATGTCTCGGGCCCGGGTGTGCTGGGCCGCACCGGACTCACGGTCGGCAGGCTCGGCCTCGGCTGCGCGCCCCTGGGCAACCTGTACGAACCGGTTCCGGAGCAGGACGCCGCCGGCACGGTGCGTGCCGCGCTGGCGGGCGGGACGCGCCTGTTCGACACCGCCCCGCGGTACGGCAACGGCGTGTCCGAACAGCGCCTCGGCCAGGCACTGGCCGGGGTGCCCAGGTCCGAGGTCGTCGTCGCGACCAAAGTCGGATACCTGCTCACCGACGACGGCGCCGAGCCGGACTTCTCCTATGACGGCACCATGCGGTGCCTGGAGGAGAGCCTGACCCGGCTCGGCCTGGACCGGGTGGACATCGCGCATGTGCACGACCCCGACCACCATGAGCAGGAGGCCCTCGCGGGGGCCTTCCGCGCCCTGGTCGAACTGCGGGAGCAGGGCGTGGTGTCGGCGGTGGGCGCGGGCATGAACCAGAGCGCCATGCTGGAACGGATCGTCGCGCGGGCCGACGTGGACTGCGTGCTGCTGGCCGGTCGGTACACTCTCCTCGACCAAGAAGCTCTGACGGGCCTGCTCCCTGCGTGCGAGGCCCGCGGTGTCGGGGTCGTGCTGGGCGGGGTGTACAACTCCGGCCTGCTGGCCGATCCGCGGCCCGGTGCGAGGTACGACTACCGGACAGCCGAGCCGCACCAGGTTGCCGCCGCGCTGGCCATCGCGGAGATCTGTGCCCGTCACGGGGTGCCGATGAAGGCGGCGGCCCTGCGGTTCGCGTGGGGGCATCCTGCCGTGTCCGCTCTGGTCGTCGGAGCCAGGACGGCCGATGAAGTGCGGGAGAACCTCGCCATGGCGCAGACCACCGTTCCCGCCGGCCTGTGGGCGGAGCTGCGCGCGGCGGGGCTGCTCCCGCAGGAGGTGCCCACGCCGTGA